The Acinetobacter sp. GSS19 genome includes a region encoding these proteins:
- the apbC gene encoding iron-sulfur cluster carrier protein ApbC: MSWFSSLKSVFSPAQEVKEEEIQQVLQGYHLPQSNDRLQDRITQLQVQGRVLQLSIKTYPEEADHLQKIHDDLADALEKCGIQELNLHVVQQKKAASDSCSSQPTTANTQLPPVVNASPAAEKVESDPNNPPIQKAAPQQRDLAPHPRIKNVILVSSGKGGVGKSTTTVNLALALQQQGLKVGVLDADIYGPSIPTMLGNAGQTPLIENEHFVPLEAYGMAVLSIGHLTGDNNTPVAWRGPKATGALMQLFNQTLWPDLDVLMIDMPPGTGDIQLTLAQRIPVTGAVIVTTPQNVALLDATKGIELFNKVGIPVLGVVENMSTHICSNCGYEEKIFGKGGGDKLSEQYDIPLLGRLPLNAQIRENADKGQPSVVAMDEAADSYREIAQAVWTQVSKLPQPARDDKRIF; this comes from the coding sequence ATGTCGTGGTTTTCTTCATTAAAATCGGTCTTTTCTCCTGCACAGGAGGTAAAAGAGGAAGAAATCCAGCAGGTGCTGCAAGGCTATCATCTGCCTCAGTCGAATGACCGCTTGCAGGATCGGATTACCCAGTTACAGGTGCAGGGCCGAGTGCTACAGCTTAGTATCAAAACTTATCCGGAAGAAGCTGATCATCTGCAAAAGATCCATGATGATTTAGCCGATGCACTGGAAAAATGTGGTATTCAGGAACTCAATCTGCATGTCGTACAACAGAAGAAAGCGGCCAGTGACAGCTGTTCCAGTCAACCGACTACTGCAAATACGCAGTTGCCTCCCGTAGTGAATGCTTCACCTGCAGCTGAAAAAGTTGAAAGCGATCCAAATAATCCACCGATTCAGAAAGCAGCGCCGCAGCAGCGTGATCTGGCGCCACATCCACGCATTAAAAATGTCATTTTGGTTTCCTCAGGTAAAGGCGGCGTCGGTAAATCAACCACCACGGTCAATCTGGCTTTGGCATTACAGCAGCAGGGCTTAAAAGTCGGCGTACTGGATGCCGATATTTATGGGCCGAGTATTCCGACCATGCTAGGTAATGCAGGGCAGACCCCGTTGATTGAAAATGAACATTTTGTACCGCTTGAAGCGTATGGTATGGCGGTGCTGTCGATTGGTCATTTAACTGGCGACAACAATACCCCAGTGGCTTGGCGTGGTCCGAAAGCGACGGGTGCCTTGATGCAATTGTTTAACCAGACACTCTGGCCGGATCTGGATGTGTTGATGATTGATATGCCGCCGGGAACCGGCGATATTCAATTGACTTTGGCACAGCGTATCCCAGTCACCGGTGCGGTGATTGTAACGACCCCGCAAAACGTGGCATTGCTAGATGCAACCAAGGGGATCGAACTGTTCAATAAAGTGGGAATTCCAGTATTAGGCGTTGTAGAAAATATGTCTACGCATATCTGCTCCAATTGTGGTTATGAGGAGAAGATTTTTGGTAAAGGGGGCGGTGATAAACTTTCTGAGCAATATGATATTCCGTTGTTAGGGCGTTTGCCTCTAAATGCTCAGATTCGTGAAAATGCCGATAAAGGCCAGCCGAGTGTTGTTGCTATGGATGAAGCGGCAGACAGCTATAGAGAAATTGCGCAAGCAGTCTGGACACAAGTTTCAAAACTGCCACAGCCCGCACGCGATGACAAACGCATTTTTTAA